CGACCGCGCGGTCTCGTATTTCTTCGCGAGGCGATCCATGACGCGGGCATAGGTTTCGGCGTTCTCCGTGTAGGCCGCCTTCTCGTCGTGCCCTGATCCGCGGGTGAAGTAACCGGCGAGCGGATGGTCCGTGCCCGGGAGGGTGCGGTAGGGGACGCCGTCGCCATCCTTGTCGCGATACCGCTCGAACGTCGCCATCGAGGCGAGATCCTCGGCGTCCAGCACCTTGCCGCGGTCCCACGGCTTCTCCGGATAGCGGAACGGCTCGGACATCCACACGTTCATCCCGATATCGAGATCGGAGAGCACGAAGACCGGGGTTTGGAACCGCTCCGCGAGATCGAACGCTTTCATGCCGAACGCGTAGCAATCCTCGACCGTCGCGGGAAGCAGGATGATGTGCTTCGTGTCGCCGTGCGATAGAAAGGCGGTCGAAAGAAGATCCGCCTGCGACGTCCGGGTTGGAAGACCGGTGCTCGGGCCCACGCGTTGGATGTCCCAGATCACCGCTGGCACCTCGGCGTAGTAGGCGAAACCCGTGAACTCGGTCATGAGCGAGAGCCCGGGCCCCGAGGTTGTCGTCATCGCGCGCGCTCCGGCCCAGGAGGCCCCGAGGACCATGCCGATCGCGGCGATTTCGTCCTCCGCCTGGATCACCGCGAAGGTCGCTTTCCCGGTCTTGGGATCGCGGCGGTAGCGCTCGAGGTATCCCTGGAGCGACTCCGCAAGGCTCGAGGACGGCGTGATCGGGTACCAGGAGAGGAAGGTCACACCGCCGAACATCGCCCCCAGCGCCGCGGCCTGGTTGCCTTCGATGAGGATCTTGCCCGAAGTCTTGCTCCGGCGTTCCACGCCGAAGGGCGCGGGCTTGAGATGTTGCGCTGCGTACTCCGTCCCGGCCTTCACCGCGGCGCGGTTTATGTCGAGCGCCTTCGGCTTTCTGCCGAGCTGGGCGCTCAGCGCCCGGTCCACCTCCTGGGGGTCGATCCCCAAAATGTGCGCCACGACGCCGACGTAGATCATGTTGATGACGAGCTTCCGGAGCTTCGGGTCCGATACCAGAGGCTCGACCAGCTTGTTGAACGGAACCTTGTAGACCGTTCGATCCTCGGGGATGCGGGGCGAAGGGACCCCCTCGTTCAGGACGAGGACCGAGCCCGGCCCCATCGCGGAGATATCCTCGACCGAGGTCTCCGGGTTCATCCCCACCAAGACATCGTTCCGCCGCGTCCGGGCCAGGTAGCCTCGTTCGCTCACGCGAATCGTGAACCAGGTCGGGAGCCCCGCGATGTTGGAAGGGAAGAGGTTCTTGCCGGAAACCGGCACCCCCATCTGGAAGATGGCCCGAATCAGGGTGGTGTTCGCCGTCTGGCTCCCGGACCCGTTCACCGTAGCCACGTGAATGCTGAAATCGTTATTCGTTGCCGTCAAATCGGTCTCCGCCTCGAAGTCTTCCTGGTCGATCCAAGCAGCCCATTCTCGCCCGCCATCCCGGCACGGTCAAGCCCCTTTCCCGTATCACGTTGTGGGATTAACCGCTGGGATCTTCGGATCCGGCGTTCCGTCCCGTACCCCTGGTGTTTCAGATGCCGGGTGGAACCCCTTGACCCAGGGAAAGTAGCGTACCGATAATCATCGGCTATGAGCGTTCGAACCGTACCCGAACCGTATCTTCGCCTGGACGACGAAGTTCTGGCAGAACGGATCCGCGCCGCCAAGGAAGCGCTTGGCCGAAGGCTCGTGATCCTGGGTCACCACTACCAGCGCGACGACGTGATCGACCACGCCGACATCACCGGCGACTCCTTCAAGCTCGCGCGACTCGGTTCCGCACGGACCGAGGCGGAGTTCCTCGTCCTCTGCGGCGTTCACTTCATGGCGGAAAGCGCGGATATCCTCCGCGGCCCCCATCAGACGGTCATCCTCCCGGATCTCAACGCCGGCTGTTCCATGGCCGATATGGCGCCCACCGAGGACGTGCTGCTCGCCGGCGCGACGCTGGACCGGCTCGGGATCGCCTCGGTCACGCCGGTCACGTACATGAACTCGACCGC
This genomic interval from Candidatus Eisenbacteria bacterium contains the following:
- a CDS encoding 2-oxoacid:acceptor oxidoreductase subunit alpha, whose product is MDQEDFEAETDLTATNNDFSIHVATVNGSGSQTANTTLIRAIFQMGVPVSGKNLFPSNIAGLPTWFTIRVSERGYLARTRRNDVLVGMNPETSVEDISAMGPGSVLVLNEGVPSPRIPEDRTVYKVPFNKLVEPLVSDPKLRKLVINMIYVGVVAHILGIDPQEVDRALSAQLGRKPKALDINRAAVKAGTEYAAQHLKPAPFGVERRSKTSGKILIEGNQAAALGAMFGGVTFLSWYPITPSSSLAESLQGYLERYRRDPKTGKATFAVIQAEDEIAAIGMVLGASWAGARAMTTTSGPGLSLMTEFTGFAYYAEVPAVIWDIQRVGPSTGLPTRTSQADLLSTAFLSHGDTKHIILLPATVEDCYAFGMKAFDLAERFQTPVFVLSDLDIGMNVWMSEPFRYPEKPWDRGKVLDAEDLASMATFERYRDKDGDGVPYRTLPGTDHPLAGYFTRGSGHDEKAAYTENAETYARVMDRLAKKYETARSSVPPPVLDRAPGAEVGILGFGSSHWGIVEARDLLSADGLKTSYLLLKAIPFTSDVRSFIEACDRVYVVEQNRDAQMASLLTMEYPDLATKLRPVLHYDGLPIDAPSVVERIQQREREGVLAR